Proteins encoded within one genomic window of Pseudomonas cannabina:
- a CDS encoding peptidoglycan D,D-transpeptidase FtsI family protein has protein sequence MKLEGALYPWRFRVVVGLLVSLVLAICWRIVDLQVVDHTFLKEQGDARSLRHIPIPAHRGLITDRNGEPLAVSTPVTTLWANPREMQQDKSKWPMLAAALGQDLKALTERLDSQANKEFIYLVRGLTPEQGQSVIDLKVPGVYGIEEFRRFYPAGDVTAHMVGFTDLDDHGREGVELAYDDWLAGVPGKRQVIKDRRGRLIKDVQVTKNAKAGKTLALSIDLRLQYLATRELRNAIVENEAKAGSMVIMDVKTGEVLAMVNQPTYNPNNRRTMVPAAMRNRAIIDVFEPGSTMKPISMTAALDSGRWKPTDKVEVYPGTLQIGKYTIRDVTKTEGPILDLTGILINSSNVGMSKVAFDVGGEAIFRAMQRVGFGQYTGLGFPGERVGNLPNYREWRKAETATLSYGYGLSVTALQLVHAYGALANNGRLVPLTILKTDKEPESTQAIPEKTAKTLQGMLQQVIEDPRGVYRARVPSYHVGGKSGTARKTSIGTKGYAENSYRSLFAGFGPMSNPRYAIVVVIDEPSKGGYYGGLVSAPVFSKVMSGTLRLMNVTPDNLAPPEQVNAAPAAKGGRG, from the coding sequence ATGAAGCTCGAAGGCGCACTTTACCCGTGGCGCTTCCGCGTGGTCGTGGGGCTGCTGGTTTCGCTGGTGCTTGCGATTTGCTGGCGCATCGTCGATCTGCAGGTCGTCGACCACACGTTCCTCAAGGAGCAGGGCGACGCGCGCAGCCTGCGGCACATCCCGATTCCGGCTCACCGTGGTCTGATAACCGACCGTAACGGCGAGCCGCTGGCCGTCAGTACGCCGGTGACCACGCTGTGGGCCAACCCGCGTGAAATGCAGCAGGACAAATCTAAATGGCCGATGCTCGCCGCCGCTCTGGGCCAGGACCTCAAGGCCCTGACCGAGCGTCTGGATTCGCAGGCCAATAAAGAATTCATCTACCTGGTTCGTGGTCTTACGCCTGAACAGGGTCAGTCGGTCATCGATCTGAAAGTGCCCGGTGTCTATGGCATCGAAGAATTCCGCCGCTTCTACCCGGCAGGCGATGTAACCGCGCACATGGTCGGCTTTACTGACCTTGATGACCATGGTCGTGAAGGTGTCGAGTTGGCGTATGACGACTGGCTTGCCGGCGTGCCCGGCAAACGTCAGGTCATCAAGGACCGGCGAGGGCGACTGATCAAGGACGTTCAGGTAACCAAGAATGCCAAGGCCGGAAAGACCTTGGCTTTGTCTATTGACCTGCGTCTGCAATATCTGGCCACCCGTGAACTGCGCAACGCCATCGTCGAGAACGAGGCGAAGGCGGGCAGCATGGTGATCATGGACGTCAAGACCGGCGAAGTCCTGGCGATGGTCAATCAGCCGACTTACAACCCCAACAATCGTCGGACCATGGTGCCTGCCGCCATGCGTAACCGGGCGATCATCGACGTGTTCGAGCCGGGCTCGACCATGAAGCCGATTTCCATGACGGCCGCGCTGGACAGTGGTCGCTGGAAGCCGACCGACAAGGTCGAGGTGTATCCGGGTACGTTGCAGATCGGCAAGTACACGATTCGTGACGTGACCAAGACCGAAGGCCCGATCCTCGATCTGACCGGCATCCTGATCAACTCCAGTAACGTCGGTATGAGTAAAGTCGCGTTCGACGTGGGCGGCGAAGCGATATTCCGCGCCATGCAGCGTGTCGGCTTCGGTCAGTACACCGGTCTTGGCTTCCCTGGCGAGCGCGTCGGCAACCTGCCCAACTACCGCGAATGGCGCAAGGCAGAAACCGCCACGCTGTCCTACGGCTACGGCCTGTCGGTCACCGCATTGCAGCTGGTGCATGCCTATGGCGCGCTGGCCAACAACGGCCGCCTCGTGCCGCTGACCATTCTGAAAACCGATAAAGAGCCGGAGTCGACTCAGGCCATTCCCGAGAAAACCGCCAAGACCCTGCAAGGCATGTTGCAGCAGGTGATTGAGGACCCGCGCGGCGTGTACCGCGCCCGTGTGCCGTCCTATCACGTCGGCGGCAAGAGTGGTACGGCGCGCAAGACTTCAATCGGCACCAAAGGATATGCGGAAAACTCCTACCGCTCCCTGTTCGCCGGTTTCGGACCGATGAGCAACCCGCGTTACGCGATCGTCGTGGTGATCGACGAGCCGAGCAAGGGTGGCTACTACGGCGGTCTGGTTTCGGCGCCGGTCTTCAGTAAGGTCATGTCCGGCACGTTGCGTCTGATGAACGTGACGCCAGACAACCTTGCGCCACCGGAACAAGTCAATGCCGCACCGGCAGCCAAAGGAGGGCGTGGTTGA
- the ftsL gene encoding cell division protein FtsL yields MNRVFLKPLPGGSFIMLLLFVAVLISAIGVSYSAHWNRQLLNSLYSEMSVRDKAQAEWGRLILEQSTWTAHSRIETLATEQLKMHIPSAAEVRMVAP; encoded by the coding sequence GTGAACCGGGTTTTCCTCAAGCCTTTGCCAGGCGGCAGCTTCATCATGCTGCTGCTGTTCGTCGCCGTCCTGATTTCGGCGATTGGTGTTTCCTACAGTGCTCACTGGAACCGGCAGTTGCTCAACTCGCTGTATTCGGAAATGAGCGTGCGCGACAAGGCACAGGCCGAATGGGGGCGCCTGATTCTCGAGCAGAGCACCTGGACTGCCCACAGCCGCATCGAAACCCTGGCCACCGAACAACTGAAGATGCACATTCCCAGTGCTGCTGAAGTGCGGATGGTGGCGCCATGA
- the rsmH gene encoding 16S rRNA (cytosine(1402)-N(4))-methyltransferase RsmH: protein MNSAFTHITVLLEEAVEALAVRADGCYLDGTFGRGGHSRLILSHLGPDGRLLGFDKDPQAIATGQALAAEDGRFVIVQRSFAELGSEVQERGLAGKVSGILLDLGVSSPQLDDPERGFSFMNDGPLDMRMDPTRGVSAAEFIASAPAEEIARVFKEYGEERFAKRMANAVVQRREIQPFERTADLAEVLEVANPAWEKGKNPATRAFQGLRIHVNNELGDLEAGLEAALDTLEIGGRLVVISFHSLEDRIVKLFMRKLAKGEADNMPRDLPIQFKLFEPKIKIHGKAQFASDAETKANPRSRSAVMRVAEKLR from the coding sequence ATGAATAGCGCCTTTACCCACATCACCGTACTGCTTGAAGAAGCCGTGGAGGCTCTCGCGGTACGCGCGGATGGCTGCTATCTGGACGGTACGTTCGGACGTGGCGGGCACAGTCGTCTGATTCTCAGTCATCTCGGGCCGGACGGCCGGCTGCTGGGATTCGACAAGGACCCTCAAGCGATTGCCACCGGGCAAGCGCTAGCGGCCGAAGACGGCCGCTTTGTCATTGTGCAGCGCAGCTTTGCAGAACTCGGTTCGGAAGTTCAGGAGCGTGGCCTGGCGGGCAAAGTCAGCGGCATCCTGCTGGATCTGGGTGTGTCGTCCCCGCAGCTGGATGATCCTGAGCGTGGCTTCAGTTTCATGAACGACGGCCCGCTGGACATGCGCATGGACCCGACACGTGGCGTCAGCGCTGCCGAATTCATCGCATCCGCACCGGCCGAAGAAATCGCCCGCGTCTTCAAGGAATACGGTGAAGAGCGTTTCGCCAAGCGCATGGCCAACGCCGTCGTGCAGCGCCGTGAAATCCAGCCCTTCGAGCGCACCGCCGACCTTGCCGAAGTGCTCGAGGTCGCCAATCCTGCCTGGGAAAAAGGCAAAAACCCTGCAACGCGTGCCTTCCAGGGTCTGCGAATTCACGTCAACAACGAACTGGGTGACCTGGAAGCCGGGCTTGAAGCCGCACTGGACACGCTGGAAATCGGCGGCCGTCTGGTGGTGATCAGCTTTCACTCGCTTGAAGACCGCATCGTCAAACTGTTCATGCGCAAGCTCGCCAAGGGCGAAGCCGACAACATGCCGCGTGACCTGCCGATCCAGTTCAAGCTCTTCGAACCGAAGATCAAGATTCACGGCAAGGCGCAATTCGCCTCCGATGCAGAAACCAAGGCCAATCCACGCTCGCGCAGCGCTGTCATGCGCGTCGCGGAGAAACTCAGGTGA
- the mraZ gene encoding division/cell wall cluster transcriptional repressor MraZ: MFRGANAINLDAKGRLAMPSRYRDELDSRSAGQMIVTIDAVDPCLCLYPLSEWELIEAKLRDLATFREENRRLQRLLIGNAVDLELDGSGRFLVPPRLREYAKLDKRVMLVGQLNKFQLWDEDAWNALAGADLAAIQQPGAMPDELRDLIL; the protein is encoded by the coding sequence GTGTTCCGTGGTGCCAACGCGATCAATCTCGATGCCAAGGGCCGTCTCGCTATGCCGAGCCGGTACCGTGACGAGTTGGATTCGCGCAGTGCCGGGCAAATGATCGTGACCATCGACGCCGTTGACCCCTGTTTGTGTCTCTACCCGCTGTCCGAGTGGGAACTGATAGAAGCCAAACTTCGGGATCTGGCGACATTTCGTGAAGAAAACCGTCGCTTGCAACGGCTTCTGATTGGCAATGCGGTCGATCTGGAGCTGGATGGCAGCGGGCGTTTTCTGGTGCCGCCACGTCTTCGCGAGTACGCGAAGCTCGACAAGCGCGTGATGTTGGTGGGCCAGCTCAACAAGTTTCAACTGTGGGACGAGGACGCCTGGAATGCACTTGCTGGTGCAGACCTGGCGGCCATTCAACAACCTGGCGCGATGCCCGACGAATTACGTGACCTGATCCTGTGA
- the rsmI gene encoding 16S rRNA (cytidine(1402)-2'-O)-methyltransferase — protein MTVPVVSNSTPGSLYVVATPIGNLDDMSVRALKVLREVALIAAEDTRHSARLMQHFGISTPLAACHEHNERDEGSRFITRLLAGDDVALISDAGTPLISDPGYHLVRQARAAGVPVVPVPGACALIAALSAAGLPSDRFIFEGFLPAKAIGRRAKLELVKEEPRTLIYYEAPHRILECLQDMELVFGAERHALLAREITKTFETLKGLPLGELRAFVEADSNQQRGECVVLVSGWTPPADEDVVGAEARRVLDLLLEEMPLKRAAALAAEITGVRKNLLYQVALDKQKGE, from the coding sequence TTGACTGTTCCGGTTGTTTCGAATTCCACCCCGGGCTCGCTTTATGTCGTGGCGACCCCTATCGGCAATCTGGACGATATGAGCGTGCGGGCGCTGAAAGTGCTGCGCGAAGTCGCGTTGATCGCGGCAGAAGATACGCGTCATTCAGCACGCCTGATGCAACACTTCGGTATATCGACGCCGCTGGCCGCCTGCCACGAGCATAACGAGCGTGATGAAGGTAGTCGGTTTATCACGCGGCTGCTGGCGGGCGACGATGTTGCGCTGATTTCCGATGCGGGCACACCGCTGATCTCCGATCCCGGCTATCACCTGGTTCGCCAGGCGCGTGCCGCCGGTGTGCCGGTCGTTCCGGTGCCGGGCGCCTGCGCTCTGATTGCCGCTTTGTCTGCGGCGGGGCTGCCTTCTGATCGTTTCATCTTCGAAGGCTTTCTTCCGGCGAAGGCGATTGGCCGTCGGGCAAAGCTCGAGCTGGTAAAGGAAGAACCGCGCACGCTCATCTACTACGAGGCGCCTCATCGAATCCTGGAATGCCTGCAGGATATGGAGCTGGTCTTCGGTGCCGAGCGGCATGCCTTGCTGGCGCGTGAAATAACCAAAACTTTCGAAACGCTCAAGGGTCTGCCTTTGGGTGAGCTTCGGGCTTTTGTCGAAGCCGACAGCAATCAGCAGCGCGGCGAGTGTGTGGTGCTGGTATCCGGCTGGACGCCGCCTGCGGACGAAGATGTTGTGGGGGCTGAAGCGCGCAGGGTGCTCGATCTGCTGCTCGAAGAGATGCCGCTCAAGCGCGCAGCTGCTTTGGCGGCCGAGATAACCGGGGTGCGCAAGAATCTGCTTTATCAGGTGGCGCTGGACAAACAGAAGGGCGAATAA
- a CDS encoding penicillin-binding protein activator, with product MIACLRLLSALCFAALLAACASSPSSSLGELPRTPDASIEQLLDQAANAKSPEQAATLRLSAADLASRQNDAGRAAQILGQVQLDQLKPGLQVYASTLSAELAMGRNQPKAALTALNHPSMQRLGELSVEQQVRTHRVKARALEADGQMLAAVNERVFAGPLLQGADLSANNDAIWTLVSALPAEQLQSSATDDLGGWLNLARSIKGAGTLEQQQAAIDNWKAQNPKHPAALQLPDALAKLRALTSEPITKIALLLPQDGQLASVAKALREGFMAAHFQAQQAGENPPAIQVFDSSRITSMDEFYRQAQAAGAQLVVGPLEKNLVKQLNSRQQLPITTLALNYSDTSTEGPAQLYQFGLAAEDEAREVARRAWADGKRSAVAMVPKGEWGDRVLDAFRKAWQAKGGTLIAAEHVDQPVELAQQVADLFQLRNSEGRAQRLQSTAGTQVAAQPSRRQDIDFMFLAATPQQAQQIKPTMVFQYAGDVPVYATSHLFTNSNDHAQYMDLNGVRFCETPWLLNADDPLRQQVTAQWPQAAGSLGRLYAMGIDAYRLAPRLGQLKAMPDTRIDGLSGSLSMNPGRRIERQLPWAEFVDGKIQRLPDTTP from the coding sequence ATGATCGCTTGTCTGCGGCTGCTCTCTGCCCTCTGCTTCGCTGCACTTCTCGCAGCCTGCGCCAGCTCGCCCTCGTCCAGCCTTGGCGAGCTGCCGCGCACCCCTGACGCCAGCATCGAGCAACTGCTCGATCAGGCCGCCAACGCCAAGTCGCCCGAGCAAGCCGCGACGCTGCGCTTGAGCGCTGCCGATCTGGCCAGCCGCCAGAACGACGCCGGACGCGCTGCGCAGATCCTTGGTCAGGTCCAGCTCGATCAACTCAAGCCAGGCCTGCAGGTCTACGCCAGCACCCTGTCCGCCGAACTGGCAATGGGCCGCAATCAACCCAAGGCCGCGCTGACCGCCCTCAATCATCCGAGCATGCAGCGCCTGGGTGAACTGTCGGTCGAACAGCAGGTTCGCACCCACCGGGTCAAGGCGCGCGCGCTGGAAGCCGATGGTCAGATGCTGGCAGCCGTCAACGAGCGGGTCTTTGCCGGGCCGCTGTTGCAGGGCGCAGACCTCAGCGCCAACAACGATGCGATCTGGACCTTGGTCTCCGCTTTGCCGGCCGAACAGCTGCAAAGCAGCGCTACTGATGACCTGGGTGGCTGGCTGAACCTGGCTCGCTCGATCAAAGGTGCCGGTACGCTCGAGCAGCAACAGGCAGCCATCGATAATTGGAAAGCGCAAAACCCGAAACACCCCGCAGCCCTGCAACTGCCAGACGCTCTTGCCAAACTGCGCGCCCTGACCAGCGAACCGATTACCAAAATCGCCCTGCTACTGCCGCAGGACGGCCAACTGGCATCGGTTGCCAAGGCACTGCGCGAAGGCTTCATGGCGGCGCACTTCCAGGCCCAGCAAGCAGGCGAAAACCCGCCTGCCATTCAGGTCTTCGATAGCTCGCGCATCACCTCGATGGACGAATTCTATCGTCAGGCACAGGCCGCTGGCGCTCAGCTGGTCGTCGGCCCACTGGAAAAGAACCTCGTCAAACAGCTGAACAGCCGTCAGCAATTGCCGATCACTACACTGGCGCTCAACTACAGCGACACCAGCACCGAAGGCCCTGCGCAGTTGTATCAGTTCGGCCTGGCTGCAGAAGACGAAGCCCGCGAAGTGGCCCGTCGTGCCTGGGCCGACGGCAAGCGCAGCGCAGTGGCCATGGTGCCGAAAGGCGAATGGGGCGACCGCGTTCTGGATGCGTTCCGCAAAGCCTGGCAAGCCAAGGGCGGCACTTTGATCGCCGCCGAGCATGTCGATCAACCCGTAGAGCTGGCCCAGCAGGTCGCCGATCTGTTCCAGTTGCGTAACAGCGAAGGCCGTGCCCAGCGCCTGCAAAGCACTGCCGGCACTCAAGTGGCTGCGCAGCCTAGCCGTCGCCAGGACATCGACTTCATGTTCCTCGCCGCAACCCCCCAACAAGCACAGCAAATCAAACCGACCATGGTCTTCCAGTATGCGGGCGACGTACCGGTGTACGCGACTTCGCACCTGTTCACCAACAGCAATGATCACGCCCAGTACATGGACCTCAATGGCGTGCGCTTCTGCGAAACACCGTGGCTGCTCAACGCCGACGACCCGCTGCGCCAGCAAGTGACCGCCCAATGGCCGCAGGCTGCGGGCAGCCTGGGTCGCCTGTATGCGATGGGTATCGACGCTTACCGTCTGGCCCCGCGCCTCGGTCAGCTCAAGGCGATGCCTGATACGCGCATCGACGGCTTGTCCGGCAGCCTGAGCATGAACCCTGGCCGTCGTATCGAGCGTCAATTGCCATGGGCAGAGTTTGTGGACGGCAAGATCCAGCGCCTGCCGGACACCACCCCTTGA
- a CDS encoding YraN family protein, whose amino-acid sequence MTQRSTRQQAGREAEAYALQYLQQQGLQLIEQNWLCKRGELDLVMLDGDTVVFVEVRYRRHAGWGGAVESVDFRKQEKLVTAAQLFLQQVPDWADHPCRFDVIAIEGTPGTAAPLNWIRSAFDS is encoded by the coding sequence TTGACGCAACGCAGCACCCGGCAGCAAGCAGGGCGCGAGGCAGAAGCCTACGCCCTGCAGTATCTGCAACAGCAGGGGCTGCAGCTCATCGAACAAAACTGGTTATGCAAACGCGGCGAGCTTGATCTAGTCATGCTCGACGGCGATACAGTAGTATTCGTCGAAGTTCGCTATCGCCGCCATGCTGGCTGGGGTGGCGCCGTAGAAAGCGTCGATTTTCGCAAGCAGGAGAAACTCGTCACTGCCGCACAGCTTTTTCTGCAACAGGTCCCGGACTGGGCCGATCATCCCTGTCGTTTCGACGTGATCGCGATTGAAGGCACCCCCGGCACCGCCGCACCACTGAACTGGATCAGAAGTGCTTTTGACAGCTGA
- a CDS encoding phosphoheptose isomerase codes for MDMQSRIRRLFQASIETKQQAMEVLAPYIEQASQVMVNALLNEGKMLSCGNGGSAGDAQHFSSELLNRFERERPSLPAIALTTDSSTITSIANDYSYNEIFSKQIRALGQPGDVLLAISTSGNSANIIQAIQAAHDREMIVVALTGRDGGGMASLLLPEDVEIRVPATVTARIQEVHLLAIHCLCDLIDSQLFGSEE; via the coding sequence ATGGACATGCAATCCCGAATTCGCCGGCTGTTTCAGGCCAGCATCGAAACCAAGCAACAGGCGATGGAAGTCCTTGCACCCTATATCGAGCAAGCCAGTCAGGTCATGGTCAATGCCCTGCTCAACGAAGGCAAAATGCTTTCGTGCGGCAACGGCGGATCGGCGGGCGATGCACAGCACTTCTCCTCGGAACTGCTCAACCGCTTCGAACGCGAGCGGCCGAGCCTGCCAGCCATCGCACTGACCACCGACAGCTCGACGATCACCTCGATCGCCAACGATTACAGCTACAACGAAATTTTCTCCAAACAGATTCGCGCACTGGGCCAGCCGGGCGATGTGTTGCTGGCGATTTCCACCAGCGGCAACTCGGCGAATATTATTCAGGCCATCCAGGCCGCACATGATCGCGAAATGATTGTCGTAGCATTGACGGGACGCGACGGCGGCGGCATGGCTTCACTGCTATTGCCCGAGGACGTGGAAATCCGCGTACCGGCCACTGTCACGGCACGTATACAAGAAGTCCATCTGCTGGCGATCCATTGCCTTTGCGATCTGATCGACAGCCAACTGTTCGGGAGTGAAGAATGA
- a CDS encoding BON domain-containing protein yields the protein MTPNRLSLLVLTLCLSITGCSSVITATRDKPIEDDRGTRTFGSKIDDSLIETKAAVNISKAHPDLAEGSHIVVTSYNGIVLLAGQTPRADLKAMAEQAASTVQRVKKVNNEIQVMAPSSLLARNNDAWLTTKIKSQMIADASIPGSRIKVVTENGIVFLLGLVTQDEANRATNLVQSVSGVQKIVKLFEYID from the coding sequence ATGACCCCTAATCGTCTCAGCCTACTGGTTCTGACACTGTGCCTCAGCATCACCGGATGCAGCTCGGTGATCACGGCTACTCGCGACAAGCCGATCGAAGATGATCGCGGCACGCGCACGTTCGGCAGCAAGATCGATGACTCGCTGATCGAAACCAAGGCCGCAGTCAACATCTCCAAGGCGCACCCCGATTTGGCCGAAGGCTCGCACATCGTTGTGACCAGCTACAACGGCATCGTATTGCTCGCAGGCCAGACACCGCGTGCCGACCTCAAGGCCATGGCCGAACAGGCTGCCAGCACGGTCCAGCGCGTCAAGAAGGTCAACAACGAGATCCAGGTCATGGCGCCCTCGTCGCTGCTGGCCCGCAACAACGATGCCTGGCTGACCACCAAGATCAAAAGCCAGATGATCGCCGACGCGTCGATCCCGGGCTCGCGCATCAAGGTCGTGACCGAGAACGGCATTGTATTTCTGCTGGGCCTGGTCACTCAGGACGAAGCCAACCGCGCGACCAACCTGGTACAAAGCGTCTCGGGCGTGCAGAAGATCGTCAAACTGTTCGAGTACATCGACTGA
- a CDS encoding IS1182-like element ISPsy6 family transposase, with translation MAYIQGESRSQTSLFPVSLEELIPEDHLVRVIDLYVARLDLVQLGFDKAIPKSTGRPAYDPADQLKLYLYGYFQRIRSSRRLEAECQRNIEVMWLINRLKPDFKTIADFRKNNKPAFIATCRAFVRFCRTAGLIAGELVAIDGSKFQAVASSRRHVNLKQLKRQEEKLDKRIAQYLAELDEADKAETTDSIDRSAIKVALAQLEARQQDNQSCQALMRSMGIEQFNTHESDARMMRTAKGPRVAYNVQTVVDAEHCLILHHEVTQDGDDRKQLEPMAKAAKAELQQDDLTVTADAGYSNGKQFQACEDASITAYVPPNRSKNPGSQEEQLFERKDFIYETGHDRFQCPAGKWLTLKQHNKGDRIYQAEVDDCANCALKTQCTRARRRYVSRHAHEEAFERMEQRMQAHPEMMANRRSIVEHPFGNLKQWLFGNGRFLLRQLEGTKAEMALAVNAYNLKRAIKVLGVRHLMALMG, from the coding sequence ATGGCCTACATCCAAGGTGAGTCCCGCAGCCAGACCAGCCTATTCCCGGTCTCGCTGGAAGAGTTGATCCCCGAGGATCACCTCGTTCGTGTCATTGACCTGTACGTTGCCAGGCTCGATCTGGTGCAACTGGGCTTCGATAAAGCGATTCCAAAAAGCACGGGGCGCCCTGCTTATGATCCCGCCGATCAGCTAAAACTCTACCTCTACGGCTATTTTCAGCGGATTCGCTCATCGCGACGTCTTGAAGCCGAGTGTCAGCGCAACATCGAAGTGATGTGGCTGATCAACCGGCTCAAGCCCGACTTCAAGACCATCGCCGATTTTCGCAAGAACAATAAACCCGCCTTCATCGCGACCTGCCGTGCTTTCGTTCGGTTTTGTCGCACGGCAGGCTTGATCGCCGGTGAGTTGGTGGCCATCGACGGCAGCAAGTTTCAGGCGGTCGCATCCTCACGGCGTCATGTGAATTTGAAGCAGCTCAAGCGCCAGGAAGAAAAACTGGATAAGCGCATCGCTCAGTATCTGGCCGAGCTGGATGAGGCCGACAAGGCTGAAACCACAGATTCAATTGATCGCAGCGCAATCAAGGTAGCCCTGGCACAGCTTGAGGCTCGACAACAGGATAATCAGAGTTGCCAGGCACTGATGCGTTCGATGGGCATCGAGCAGTTCAACACCCATGAAAGCGATGCCCGAATGATGCGCACGGCCAAAGGGCCACGTGTGGCCTACAACGTGCAAACCGTCGTGGACGCCGAGCATTGCCTGATTTTGCATCATGAGGTCACCCAAGATGGCGATGACCGAAAGCAACTGGAGCCGATGGCCAAGGCCGCCAAAGCAGAGTTACAGCAAGATGATCTGACGGTCACTGCCGATGCCGGCTACTCCAATGGCAAGCAGTTTCAGGCCTGCGAGGATGCTTCGATTACGGCCTATGTACCGCCCAATCGTTCGAAAAACCCTGGCAGTCAGGAAGAGCAGCTCTTTGAGCGAAAAGACTTTATCTATGAGACCGGACACGATCGTTTCCAGTGTCCGGCAGGCAAATGGTTAACGCTAAAACAGCACAACAAAGGTGATCGGATCTATCAGGCTGAGGTCGATGACTGCGCCAACTGCGCGCTGAAAACGCAATGCACTCGAGCCCGGCGCCGTTATGTCTCACGACATGCCCATGAAGAGGCTTTCGAGCGGATGGAGCAAAGAATGCAGGCGCATCCTGAGATGATGGCCAACCGAAGATCCATCGTTGAGCACCCCTTCGGCAACCTCAAGCAATGGCTATTTGGTAATGGCCGTTTCTTGCTGCGACAACTGGAGGGTACAAAAGCTGAAATGGCCTTGGCGGTGAATGCCTATAACCTGAAACGAGCGATTAAAGTGCTCGGTGTGCGCCATCTGATGGCTTTGATGGGCTGA
- a CDS encoding ClpXP protease specificity-enhancing factor: MNSSRPYLVRALYEWIVDNDCTPHVLVNAEYPSVQVPQGFANDGQIVLNVSPSAVRHLHMDNEAVSFEGRFGGVPHTLYVPVAAILGIYARENGQGMVFDLEPSLEDGDEIEIEVEDDTPPDSEPPRPSGRPSLKVVK, encoded by the coding sequence ATGAACTCCAGTCGCCCTTATCTTGTTCGCGCTCTTTACGAGTGGATCGTCGATAACGATTGCACCCCGCATGTGCTGGTCAATGCGGAGTACCCATCCGTTCAGGTCCCTCAGGGGTTCGCCAACGATGGACAGATTGTCCTGAATGTTTCGCCCAGTGCAGTGCGTCATCTGCATATGGATAACGAAGCCGTCAGCTTTGAAGGTCGCTTCGGGGGTGTGCCACACACCCTGTACGTGCCTGTTGCCGCCATTCTGGGCATTTATGCCCGTGAGAACGGGCAGGGCATGGTTTTCGATCTGGAGCCCTCCCTTGAAGATGGCGACGAGATCGAGATTGAAGTCGAAGACGACACGCCACCTGACAGCGAGCCTCCGCGCCCAAGCGGCAGGCCGAGTCTGAAAGTGGTCAAGTGA
- a CDS encoding glutathione S-transferase N-terminal domain-containing protein, giving the protein MGVTNRLACYSDPADHYSHRVRIVLAEKGVSAEIIEVVAGRHPPQLIEVNPYGSVPTLVDRDLALYESTVVMEYLDERYPHPPLLPVYPVARANSRLLIHRIQRDWCGLVDLILDTRSKEPARVQARKELRESLAGVSPLFAEKAFFMSDELSLVDCCLLPILWRLPILGIELPRPAKPLLDYMERQFAREAFQASLSAAEREMR; this is encoded by the coding sequence ATGGGCGTGACCAACCGGTTGGCCTGTTACTCCGACCCCGCCGACCACTATTCCCACCGTGTGCGCATCGTGCTCGCGGAGAAAGGTGTCAGCGCCGAAATCATTGAGGTTGTGGCAGGTCGTCATCCGCCGCAGCTTATTGAAGTGAATCCGTATGGCAGTGTACCCACGCTGGTTGATCGTGATCTGGCGTTGTACGAGTCGACAGTGGTGATGGAATACCTGGATGAGCGTTATCCTCATCCGCCCCTGCTGCCCGTTTATCCGGTAGCGCGTGCCAATAGCCGTCTGTTGATTCACAGGATTCAGCGGGACTGGTGCGGCCTGGTGGACCTGATTCTGGACACTCGCAGTAAAGAACCTGCTCGCGTTCAGGCGCGCAAGGAGCTGCGTGAAAGTCTGGCCGGGGTTTCCCCGCTGTTCGCAGAAAAAGCTTTTTTCATGAGCGACGAGCTAAGTCTCGTTGATTGCTGTCTATTGCCCATACTCTGGCGTTTGCCGATTTTGGGTATCGAATTGCCGCGGCCTGCCAAGCCGTTGCTTGATTATATGGAGCGCCAATTTGCGCGTGAGGCTTTTCAGGCGAGTCTGTCTGCTGCCGAACGTGAAATGCGCTAA